The following are from one region of the Moritella sp. 24 genome:
- the rlmF gene encoding 23S rRNA (adenine(1618)-N(6))-methyltransferase RlmF, which produces MTKKIATLHPRNPHQGRYDLTALVKTYPALKAYITQNPRGEETVDFSDDKAVVCLNSALLAHFYQVPNWQIPTGYLCPPIPGRADYIHYIADLLAEINDGEVPTGKRVKALDIGTGANCIYPIIGHRTYGWGFVGTDIDTVAAKTANVIVQANPSLNKAIKIVLKKTPGSTFKGVIKYNDKYSVTVCNPPFHASMADAEAGTERKIKNLHKGKAAPTNTKKLNFGGQNTELWCEGGELRFVKDMAKESKDFAEQVCWFTSLISKGEHLEELEQHLHALGAKQIRVIPMSQGQKVSRVLAWSFMDSDEQQEWAADNW; this is translated from the coding sequence ATGACTAAAAAAATCGCTACATTGCATCCCCGTAATCCACATCAGGGACGTTATGATTTAACAGCCTTAGTTAAAACATACCCAGCATTAAAAGCGTATATTACGCAAAACCCTCGTGGAGAAGAAACGGTCGATTTTAGTGATGATAAAGCCGTTGTTTGCTTGAACAGTGCTTTATTAGCGCATTTTTATCAAGTACCAAATTGGCAGATCCCGACTGGCTATTTATGCCCGCCAATTCCGGGGCGTGCCGATTATATTCACTATATTGCCGATCTACTTGCAGAGATTAATGATGGTGAAGTGCCAACTGGTAAGCGTGTTAAAGCGTTAGATATTGGTACAGGTGCAAACTGCATTTATCCGATTATTGGCCATCGTACATATGGCTGGGGTTTTGTTGGTACTGATATTGACACGGTTGCGGCTAAAACAGCGAATGTGATCGTACAAGCAAACCCAAGCTTAAATAAAGCGATTAAAATCGTATTGAAGAAAACACCAGGCAGTACTTTTAAAGGTGTTATTAAATATAACGATAAATATTCTGTAACGGTTTGCAATCCTCCATTCCATGCATCAATGGCTGACGCCGAAGCTGGTACAGAACGTAAGATTAAAAACTTACACAAAGGTAAAGCGGCACCGACGAACACCAAGAAACTGAACTTTGGTGGTCAAAATACTGAACTTTGGTGTGAAGGTGGTGAGTTACGCTTTGTAAAAGACATGGCAAAAGAGAGTAAAGATTTCGCAGAGCAAGTGTGCTGGTTCACAAGCTTGATTTCAAAAGGTGAACATCTTGAAGAGCTTGAGCAGCATTTACACGCGTTAGGTGCAAAACAAATACGTGTGATTCCTA
- the sfsA gene encoding DNA/RNA nuclease SfsA produces the protein MHYPTPLQPATLIKRYKRFLADVILESGEEVTIHCANTGAMTGCGDPGDKIWYSTSDNPKRKYSRSWELTEKANGDMICINTMKANQLAKEAIESDAISQLVGYENLTTEVKYGHENSRIDILLDDAKQGKCYIEVKSASLLEGGCGYFPDTVSVRGQKHLRELIAVKESGHRAVLLFVIQHSGIKTLKPAKHLDKDYSDLVKQAINRGVEVFAYASTIETHQILLVEQISFNCD, from the coding sequence ATGCATTATCCAACGCCCCTGCAGCCAGCAACATTAATTAAACGCTACAAACGCTTTTTAGCCGATGTGATCCTAGAAAGTGGTGAAGAAGTAACGATTCATTGTGCGAATACAGGTGCAATGACAGGCTGTGGTGATCCTGGAGATAAAATTTGGTATTCAACCTCAGACAATCCCAAGCGTAAATATTCACGTTCTTGGGAGTTAACCGAAAAAGCCAATGGCGACATGATTTGCATTAATACAATGAAAGCGAATCAACTTGCTAAAGAAGCGATAGAATCAGATGCTATATCACAGCTGGTTGGCTATGAAAATCTGACCACTGAAGTGAAATATGGTCATGAAAATAGTCGCATTGATATTTTACTCGATGATGCAAAACAAGGTAAATGCTACATCGAAGTTAAAAGTGCCAGTTTATTAGAAGGTGGCTGCGGATATTTTCCTGATACTGTCAGTGTCCGTGGGCAAAAACACCTAAGAGAACTCATTGCTGTAAAGGAAAGTGGACACAGAGCCGTACTATTATTTGTGATTCAACACTCCGGAATTAAGACCTTAAAACCTGCTAAACACCTCGATAAGGACTATAGTGATCTTGTTAAGCAGGCCATTAACCGAGGAGTTGAAGTATTCGCATACGCGAGTACAATAGAAACACACCAAATTTTACTGGTAGAGCAAATTTCATTCAACTGTGACTAA
- the hrpB gene encoding ATP-dependent helicase HrpB: protein MAALPITSVLPSLFAALKSSNQVILQAPPGAGKSTLLPLKLLQENIFSGRILMLEPRRLAARNIAVFMASQLQQKVGEDVGYRMRGDTKVSQSTRLEVVTEGILTRMIQQDPELTDYDLIIFDEFHERSLNADIGLAFALEVQQGLRDDLNLLVMSATLDSEGLQNMLPDAKLITAEGRCFPVSYSYHPMDLQRSNIKQALPNSIVATVKLALQQQAGNVLVFLPGVSEIKRCQQQLQELTNEHLQVLPLYGQLTQQQQQAAINPLAKGQRKIVLATNIAETSLTIEGISVVIDSGLERRVSFSPRSGVGRLQTKRISQASATQRAGRAGRLQAGHCYRLWREEDHSRLEAQIEPEIIAADLTSTCLELKVWGVDSFAELALLDQPSTANVQYAEELLTDLGALESGSCSKHGQALAEFGMSPRLAHMLLTAKEWENERPGISWLACRLIALLEGSERLPLDLDFALQQMASGHFKQALRQAQQWAQRFSFVKSSSKQANTHAYTGLLLALAYPDRIAQRRTCSGSGQAARGQAIYSQDVRYMLSNGLGVKLMADASLATAELLVVADLSLTEQGADAMVYNACDVDLAELKAGLPQLFTEQAFVQWDLKAQKLIAQQRQCLGKLVLSRQVLTTITPAQKQAAVLAGIRKAGLSVLPWNDQNKALLTRLRCANQWLPELGFIDYSDEALIADLDNWLLPYLTGVTGPAQMKKIPLTDALLSRLEWSLQQRLDKELPTHFTVPTGSKIKLRYSDNVAPSLPVRIQEMFGQANKPAVANGRVPIVIELLSPAQRPLQITQDLLGFWSGSYTEVKKEMKGRYPKHYWPDNPLEAMPTRRVKKHM, encoded by the coding sequence GTGGCAGCGTTACCGATCACGTCCGTATTACCAAGTTTGTTTGCGGCATTAAAATCATCAAATCAAGTTATTTTACAAGCGCCACCTGGAGCGGGTAAGTCAACGCTGTTGCCATTAAAACTACTACAAGAAAATATCTTTAGTGGGCGTATTTTAATGTTAGAACCTCGGCGTCTTGCTGCGCGTAACATTGCTGTTTTTATGGCGTCACAGTTACAACAGAAAGTCGGTGAAGATGTGGGTTATCGTATGCGTGGTGATACCAAAGTGTCTCAATCCACACGGCTTGAAGTGGTGACGGAAGGGATCTTAACGCGAATGATTCAGCAAGATCCGGAATTAACCGATTACGACTTGATCATATTTGATGAATTTCATGAACGTTCATTAAATGCGGATATTGGTTTAGCCTTTGCCTTAGAAGTGCAACAAGGATTACGTGATGATTTGAATCTGTTAGTGATGTCGGCGACACTCGACAGTGAAGGTTTGCAGAATATGTTGCCTGACGCTAAATTGATCACTGCTGAGGGGCGCTGTTTTCCGGTTTCTTATAGCTATCACCCAATGGATTTACAGCGCAGTAATATCAAACAAGCATTACCGAATTCGATTGTTGCCACGGTTAAATTAGCATTGCAGCAGCAAGCCGGTAATGTTTTAGTATTCTTACCGGGTGTGAGTGAAATAAAACGTTGTCAGCAGCAATTGCAGGAATTAACGAATGAGCACCTGCAGGTTTTACCTTTATACGGGCAATTGACCCAGCAGCAACAGCAAGCGGCCATTAATCCTTTAGCCAAAGGACAGCGTAAAATTGTATTAGCCACTAATATTGCGGAAACGTCTTTAACCATTGAAGGTATTTCGGTCGTAATTGATTCAGGCCTTGAGCGTCGAGTGAGTTTCTCTCCACGCTCAGGTGTTGGACGATTACAAACAAAACGTATTAGCCAAGCTTCTGCTACACAGCGTGCGGGTCGTGCAGGGCGTTTACAAGCTGGTCATTGTTATCGCTTATGGCGTGAAGAAGACCATAGCCGTTTAGAGGCGCAAATAGAGCCGGAAATTATAGCGGCTGATTTGACGTCGACCTGCTTAGAATTAAAAGTATGGGGTGTTGATAGCTTTGCTGAACTGGCATTACTTGATCAACCGTCGACGGCTAACGTGCAATATGCAGAAGAGCTGTTAACGGATTTAGGTGCATTAGAGTCGGGGAGTTGCAGTAAGCATGGCCAAGCACTCGCTGAGTTTGGGATGTCACCTCGTTTAGCACATATGTTATTAACGGCAAAAGAGTGGGAAAATGAACGCCCGGGAATTAGTTGGCTAGCATGTCGGTTAATTGCATTGTTAGAAGGGAGTGAACGCTTACCGTTGGATTTAGATTTTGCGCTACAACAAATGGCGTCGGGTCACTTTAAACAAGCATTGCGACAAGCGCAGCAGTGGGCGCAACGTTTTAGCTTTGTTAAAAGTAGCAGTAAACAAGCTAACACTCACGCTTACACAGGCCTGTTATTAGCATTAGCCTATCCAGATCGTATTGCACAGCGCCGCACCTGTAGTGGCTCTGGTCAGGCTGCGCGCGGACAAGCTATTTATAGTCAAGATGTTCGCTATATGTTGAGTAATGGACTTGGGGTTAAATTAATGGCGGATGCGAGTTTAGCCACGGCAGAGCTCTTAGTCGTAGCGGACTTGTCATTAACGGAGCAAGGTGCGGATGCCATGGTATACAACGCCTGTGACGTCGATTTAGCGGAACTAAAAGCTGGATTACCGCAGCTATTTACTGAACAAGCGTTTGTGCAATGGGATTTAAAAGCCCAAAAGTTAATTGCCCAGCAACGCCAATGTTTAGGTAAGCTTGTGTTATCTCGCCAAGTATTAACAACTATTACCCCAGCACAAAAACAAGCTGCGGTACTTGCGGGTATTCGTAAAGCTGGATTATCGGTACTGCCATGGAACGATCAAAATAAGGCACTATTAACGCGTTTACGTTGTGCAAATCAATGGTTACCCGAACTCGGGTTTATTGATTACAGTGATGAGGCACTTATTGCTGATTTAGATAATTGGTTATTGCCGTATTTAACAGGTGTTACTGGCCCTGCTCAGATGAAGAAAATACCACTGACGGATGCATTGTTATCACGCTTAGAATGGTCGTTACAACAGCGCTTAGACAAGGAATTACCTACCCACTTTACTGTGCCGACGGGGTCTAAAATAAAATTACGTTATAGTGATAATGTGGCGCCGAGTTTACCCGTGCGAATTCAAGAAATGTTTGGTCAAGCGAATAAACCTGCGGTTGCCAACGGTCGTGTGCCGATTGTGATAGAACTCTTGTCACCCGCTCAGCGTCCGCTACAGATAACTCAAGATTTACTCGGTTTTTGGAGTGGCAGCTATACCGAGGTTAAAAAAGAGATGAAAGGGCGTTATCCGAAGCATTATTGGCCGGATAATCCATTAGAAGCGATGCCGACAAGACGTGTTAAAAAACATATGTAG
- the dksA gene encoding RNA polymerase-binding protein DksA produces the protein MPEAKKLLGVLAIAGVDAYQEQPGEEYMGEKQRDHFKNILSAWRNELREEVDRTVVHMKDEASNFPDPVDRAAQEEEFSLELRARDRERKLIKKIEKTLQLIENDEFGFCDTCGIEIGIRRLEARPTAEQCIDCKTLSEIKEKQMVG, from the coding sequence ATGCCTGAAGCGAAAAAATTACTCGGCGTTTTAGCCATTGCAGGTGTAGACGCTTACCAGGAACAACCTGGTGAAGAATACATGGGCGAGAAACAACGAGATCACTTTAAAAATATTTTAAGTGCTTGGCGTAATGAACTGCGTGAAGAAGTTGATCGCACAGTGGTTCATATGAAGGATGAAGCGTCAAACTTCCCAGATCCTGTCGATCGTGCAGCACAGGAAGAAGAGTTTAGCTTAGAACTTCGAGCACGTGATCGTGAACGTAAACTGATCAAAAAAATCGAAAAAACACTTCAATTAATTGAAAATGATGAATTCGGTTTTTGCGACACTTGTGGTATCGAAATTGGTATCCGTCGCTTAGAAGCTCGACCAACTGCAGAACAGTGTATTGACTGCAAAACGCTTTCTGAAATTAAAGAAAAGCAAATGGTTGGCTAA
- a CDS encoding sugar fermentation stimulation protein codes for MRLFTSLFLSLIVIFSHSAVAHVGFWSKTYTITHQLTNGESIASAKQIMLEKARIKASFDVRNYQLMNKPVDLTNYKQYVPIIQAAYINVTPQNKPQIVKNGDVYKGHVFVVQQIRATFDEHYIGESVKILRNNLTIEKSLITLDNEFDNNLKNLGEIKLAIADKQISTQQSARLIRQQDHEVVQLSSVLDDVKRLFSNHGRSPQFNLTQLLKVRDNIDSEVIEPILNTKVQTRITNVEELSNGTIEVQVQVGWTLPIHHMRILHKYTRSADVTAPGGSSSYVKLSRYYNENDRAPSVLSANIYNYLASQKIYFDVSIGSQHKMLSVMYPNGGDVMNNCNNPLARDADSLDKTSVCIVEQVFHDQQILSQPNMANPLTFTLDANEIDTQLTVNVKQIWQKASFEEDKKWRRDLSKFN; via the coding sequence ATGCGCTTATTTACGTCACTTTTTTTATCTTTAATCGTCATATTTAGCCATTCAGCCGTCGCTCATGTTGGCTTTTGGTCAAAAACATACACCATCACCCACCAACTCACCAATGGTGAAAGCATTGCCAGTGCAAAACAAATTATGCTAGAAAAAGCCCGCATCAAAGCCAGCTTTGATGTCCGTAATTATCAGTTAATGAATAAACCCGTTGATTTAACGAACTACAAACAATATGTCCCGATTATTCAAGCGGCTTATATTAATGTAACCCCTCAAAATAAACCTCAGATAGTTAAAAATGGCGATGTTTATAAGGGCCATGTATTTGTTGTTCAACAAATACGAGCCACATTTGACGAGCATTATATTGGCGAAAGCGTAAAAATATTACGTAACAACCTCACGATAGAAAAAAGCCTCATCACCCTAGACAATGAATTTGATAATAATTTAAAAAACCTTGGCGAAATAAAATTAGCGATTGCTGACAAACAAATTTCAACACAACAAAGCGCACGTCTCATTCGTCAGCAAGATCATGAAGTGGTGCAACTCAGCTCTGTACTTGATGATGTAAAACGTCTATTTTCAAATCATGGTCGTAGTCCACAGTTCAATCTTACACAGTTATTAAAAGTACGAGACAACATTGATAGTGAAGTCATCGAACCGATTCTCAACACCAAAGTTCAAACGCGTATCACCAATGTCGAAGAGCTCAGTAATGGCACCATCGAAGTACAGGTGCAAGTAGGTTGGACATTACCAATACATCACATGCGTATCTTGCATAAATACACGCGTTCAGCCGATGTTACCGCACCAGGTGGGAGCTCTTCGTATGTGAAACTATCACGTTACTATAATGAAAACGACCGCGCACCATCGGTACTGTCAGCCAATATTTATAATTATCTCGCAAGCCAGAAAATTTATTTTGATGTATCTATTGGTAGTCAACATAAAATGCTGAGTGTGATGTATCCCAATGGTGGCGATGTTATGAATAATTGTAACAATCCATTAGCGCGTGATGCCGATAGCCTAGATAAAACCTCAGTCTGTATCGTTGAACAAGTATTTCACGATCAACAAATTTTATCACAACCTAATATGGCGAACCCGCTTACGTTTACACTCGACGCCAATGAAATTGATACTCAGCTGACAGTCAATGTAAAACAGATATGGCAGAAAGCCAGTTTTGAAGAAGATAAAAAATGGCGACGAGATTTATCAAAATTTAATTAA